One Cynocephalus volans isolate mCynVol1 chromosome 7, mCynVol1.pri, whole genome shotgun sequence genomic region harbors:
- the ZMYM5 gene encoding zinc finger MYM-type protein 5 isoform X3, with the protein MDKCSVRGLELTEQTPTLLGSTAMAASLMDIGSSFGDPASPLVSRSKNSSVEDDDDDDVVFIESVQPPSTSAPAIADQSNLIFASSKNEKPQGSYSIILPPSRDLASQKGNISETIVIDDEEDIETNGGEEKNSSGFIEWGLPGTKNRTIDLDFSTSSLSRSKTKTGVRPFNPGSMNVAGDIFQNGESATHHNPDSP; encoded by the exons ATGGATAAATGTTCAGTGAGAGGATTAGAATTGACTGAACAGACTCCTACTTTATTAGGGAGTACAGCCATGGCAGCTAGTCTCATGGACATAGGAAGTTCATTTGGTGATCCAGCTAGTCCTTTAGTCAGTAGATCTAAAAATTCATCAgtggaagatgatgatgatgatgatgttgtaTTTATTGAATCTGTTCAACCTCCTTCAACTTCTGCTCCAGCAATAGCTGATCAAAGCAACCTTATATTTGCATCATCAAAAAATGAAAAGCCACAAGGAAGTTATTCCATAATTCTTCCTCCCTCAAGAGATTTGGCTTCTCAGAAGGGAAATATAAGTGAGACGATTGTTATTGATGATGAAGAGGACATAGAAACAaatggaggggaggagaaaaattCCTCCGGTTTTATTGAATGGGGACTTCCTGGAACTAAAAACAGAACCATAGATTTGGATTTCTCCACTTCCAGTCTTTCAAGAAGTAAG ACCAAGACTGGAGTAAGACCTTTTAATCCTGGTAGCATGAATGTGGCAGGAGACATATTTCAGAATGGAGAATCTGCAACTCATCATAATCCTG
- the ZMYM5 gene encoding zinc finger MYM-type protein 5 isoform X2, which translates to MDKCSVRGLELTEQTPTLLGSTAMAASLMDIGSSFGDPASPLVSRSKNSSVEDDDDDDVVFIESVQPPSTSAPAIADQSNLIFASSKNEKPQGSYSIILPPSRDLASQKGNISETIVIDDEEDIETNGGEEKNSSGFIEWGLPGTKNRTIDLDFSTSSLSRSKTKTGVRPFNPGSMNVAGDIFQNGESATHHNPDDGNKVKKIITIRKQKKECC; encoded by the exons ATGGATAAATGTTCAGTGAGAGGATTAGAATTGACTGAACAGACTCCTACTTTATTAGGGAGTACAGCCATGGCAGCTAGTCTCATGGACATAGGAAGTTCATTTGGTGATCCAGCTAGTCCTTTAGTCAGTAGATCTAAAAATTCATCAgtggaagatgatgatgatgatgatgttgtaTTTATTGAATCTGTTCAACCTCCTTCAACTTCTGCTCCAGCAATAGCTGATCAAAGCAACCTTATATTTGCATCATCAAAAAATGAAAAGCCACAAGGAAGTTATTCCATAATTCTTCCTCCCTCAAGAGATTTGGCTTCTCAGAAGGGAAATATAAGTGAGACGATTGTTATTGATGATGAAGAGGACATAGAAACAaatggaggggaggagaaaaattCCTCCGGTTTTATTGAATGGGGACTTCCTGGAACTAAAAACAGAACCATAGATTTGGATTTCTCCACTTCCAGTCTTTCAAGAAGTAAG ACCAAGACTGGAGTAAGACCTTTTAATCCTGGTAGCATGAATGTGGCAGGAGACATATTTCAGAATGGAGAATCTGCAACTCATCATAATCCTG